The Immundisolibacter cernigliae genome has a window encoding:
- a CDS encoding M48 family metallopeptidase: MDFFAYQQQARRYSALLLALFTLAVLGLVLALNLLVGWLVVIGDLRHDYRHLADLPPVIYGWTTAITLALIGAGTLRRLWELSAGGPVVARLAGARWVAPDATDAARRRLLNVAEEIAVASGLAMPRIYLMQDEPGINAFAAGRGPADAVIAVTQGCLERLDRDQLQGVLAHEFSHLLHGDGRLNIRLLGLLHGITAPGALGLWLVHSATPSLSSRGRLARGGFPGQLLVGGLLAAVGYLGVFLARLIRAAVSRQREHLADAAAVQFTRNPRGLAGALRRVRDEADGAMLRTRQAEAFSHMLFATPHRTWFSRLLATHPPLDERIARIYPLFERPSKREQNLDNSPPSAAEPVTVPAASLAGRVGEIDLAGLGYAASLIGAIPPPLREATQTGSGAMALLCGLLADQDETRTPARSAVLGHTVAVFADQLGAAARRLGPRFRLPLVDLALPALQAQPPAWRQKLVDDLQTLAGGASGNWPLLALLRHHLLPSAHTRGSPQAEPDDIRQVLRTLADCASAGAPNAYAAACAQLDLPALPMTVAQSAFNGALQRLAGAPLMQRLRLLSACALAVSHDGVVEVAELELLRAIGAALDCPLPPLAGTDG; this comes from the coding sequence ATGGATTTTTTCGCCTACCAGCAGCAGGCGCGCCGTTACAGCGCCCTGCTGCTGGCGCTGTTCACGCTGGCCGTGCTGGGCCTGGTGCTGGCGCTGAACCTGCTGGTGGGCTGGCTGGTGGTGATCGGCGACCTGCGTCACGACTATCGGCACCTGGCCGACCTGCCGCCGGTCATTTACGGCTGGACCACCGCCATCACGCTGGCCCTGATCGGCGCCGGCACGCTGCGGCGGCTGTGGGAACTGAGCGCCGGCGGTCCGGTGGTGGCGCGCCTGGCCGGCGCCCGCTGGGTGGCGCCGGACGCCACCGACGCAGCGCGCCGGCGCCTGCTGAACGTGGCCGAGGAAATCGCCGTGGCCAGCGGCCTTGCCATGCCGCGCATCTACCTGATGCAGGACGAGCCGGGCATCAACGCCTTCGCCGCCGGCCGCGGCCCGGCCGATGCGGTGATCGCGGTCACCCAGGGCTGTCTGGAGCGGCTGGATCGCGACCAGCTGCAGGGCGTGCTGGCGCACGAGTTCAGCCACCTGCTGCACGGCGACGGGCGCCTGAACATCCGCCTGCTCGGCCTGCTGCACGGCATCACCGCGCCCGGCGCGCTCGGCCTGTGGCTGGTGCATTCGGCCACGCCGTCGCTGAGCAGTCGCGGCCGTTTGGCGCGTGGCGGTTTCCCGGGCCAGCTGCTGGTGGGCGGCCTGCTGGCGGCGGTCGGCTACCTGGGCGTGTTTCTGGCGCGCCTGATCCGCGCCGCCGTGTCGCGCCAGCGCGAACACCTGGCCGACGCCGCGGCGGTGCAGTTCACGCGCAATCCGCGCGGCCTGGCCGGGGCGCTGCGCCGGGTGCGCGACGAGGCTGACGGCGCAATGCTGCGCACCCGCCAGGCGGAAGCCTTCAGCCACATGCTGTTCGCCACGCCACACCGCACCTGGTTCAGCCGCCTGCTGGCCACCCATCCGCCGCTCGATGAACGCATCGCCCGCATCTACCCGCTGTTCGAGCGGCCCAGCAAACGGGAGCAGAACCTGGACAACAGTCCGCCATCGGCTGCTGAGCCCGTCACCGTGCCGGCGGCTTCGTTGGCCGGCCGGGTCGGTGAAATCGATCTCGCCGGCCTGGGCTACGCGGCGTCCCTGATCGGCGCCATACCGCCGCCGCTGCGCGAGGCCACGCAGACCGGCAGCGGCGCAATGGCCTTGCTGTGCGGCCTGTTGGCCGACCAGGACGAAACGCGCACACCGGCCCGGTCGGCCGTGCTGGGCCACACCGTGGCCGTGTTCGCGGATCAGCTTGGAGCGGCCGCGCGCCGTCTGGGGCCGCGCTTTCGTCTGCCGCTGGTCGATCTGGCGCTGCCGGCCCTGCAGGCGCAACCGCCGGCATGGCGCCAAAAACTCGTCGATGACCTGCAGACGCTGGCCGGCGGCGCATCCGGAAACTGGCCGCTGCTGGCCTTGCTGCGCCACCACCTGCTGCCATCGGCGCACACCCGGGGCAGCCCGCAAGCCGAGCCGGACGACATCCGGCAGGTGCTGCGCACGCTGGCCGACTGCGCCAGCGCCGGTGCGCCGAACGCCTACGCCGCCGCCTGCGCGCAGCTCGACCTGCCGGCCCTGCCGATGACGGTCGCGCAATCCGCGTTCAACGGCGCGCTGCAGCGTCTGGCGGGCGCGCCGCTGATGCAGCGCCTGCGACTGCTGTCGGCCTGCGCGCTGGCAGTGAGCCACGACGGCGTGGTGGAAGTCGCGGAACTGGAACTGCTGCGCGCCATCGGTGCGGCTCTGGACTGCCCGTTGCCGCCGCTGGCGGGAACGGACGGTTGA
- a CDS encoding LemA family protein produces the protein MARLLGFLLIVVALLLVGFFLIYNRLVTLRNRYRNAHAQIDVQLLRRHDLVPNLVETARAYLQHERATLEAVIAARGAAVDAGQKAAAQPDSAAAMAALGQAEAALGGALGRLMAVVEQYPDLKADATMARLSEELASTENRLAFARQAYNDAVMTYNTALEVFPNVLVAGSMGFRAAGFFELDDTAVRALPQVSF, from the coding sequence ATGGCCCGTCTGCTGGGTTTTCTGCTCATTGTTGTGGCGCTGCTGCTGGTCGGATTCTTTCTGATCTACAACCGGCTGGTGACGCTGCGCAACCGCTACCGCAACGCCCACGCGCAGATCGACGTGCAGCTGCTGCGCCGTCACGATCTGGTGCCGAATCTGGTCGAGACGGCCCGCGCCTACCTGCAGCACGAGCGCGCCACGCTGGAGGCGGTGATCGCCGCCCGCGGCGCGGCGGTCGACGCCGGTCAGAAGGCCGCCGCGCAGCCGGACAGTGCCGCGGCGATGGCGGCGCTCGGCCAGGCAGAGGCGGCGCTGGGTGGCGCGCTCGGCCGGCTGATGGCGGTGGTGGAGCAGTACCCGGACCTGAAGGCCGACGCCACCATGGCGCGCCTGAGCGAGGAACTGGCGTCCACCGAGAACCGCCTGGCCTTCGCCCGCCAGGCCTACAACGACGCGGTGATGACCTACAACACGGCGCTCGAAGTATTTCCGAACGTGCTGGTCGCCGGCAGCATGGGCTTTCGGGCGGCCGGCTTCTTCGAGCTGGACGACACCGCCGTGCGCGCGCTGCCGCAGGTCAGCTTCTAG
- a CDS encoding class I SAM-dependent methyltransferase translates to MPRNPATNMTAAVQAKPPFSDKYDLALARAYLEKHHRGLRRRLTTWRETHLAGRALKLAGNPESVLDMPCGAGRFWPVLASNPTRRLLAGDVSPAMLQIAAGAAEPAVLARFETLALMDAFALDLPDGAVEHVLCMRLLHHMATAADRLRILRELHRVARRGVTVSLWVDGNLQARRRMRQNARTTRADGYRRVVKRAVIEAELAQAGFVIRRRLDVLPGLSMLRLYVLDKV, encoded by the coding sequence ATGCCCCGCAACCCCGCCACAAACATGACCGCCGCAGTCCAAGCCAAGCCACCGTTCTCGGACAAGTACGACCTCGCCCTGGCGCGGGCCTATCTGGAAAAACACCACCGCGGCCTGCGCCGTCGCCTGACCACCTGGCGTGAAACCCACCTGGCCGGCCGCGCCCTGAAGCTGGCCGGCAATCCGGAATCGGTGCTCGACATGCCCTGCGGGGCGGGCCGGTTCTGGCCCGTGCTGGCCAGTAACCCGACCCGTCGCCTGTTGGCCGGGGACGTGAGTCCGGCCATGCTGCAGATCGCCGCCGGTGCCGCCGAGCCGGCCGTGCTGGCGCGGTTCGAGACGCTTGCGCTGATGGATGCCTTTGCCCTGGACCTGCCCGATGGGGCCGTGGAGCACGTGCTGTGCATGCGGCTGCTGCACCACATGGCGACGGCTGCCGATCGCTTGCGGATTCTTCGCGAGCTGCACCGGGTGGCGCGCCGTGGCGTCACCGTCAGCCTGTGGGTGGACGGCAACCTGCAGGCGCGTCGCCGGATGCGGCAGAATGCGCGCACCACGCGCGCCGACGGTTATCGCCGGGTGGTCAAGCGCGCCGTCATCGAGGCCGAATTGGCCCAGGCCGGCTTCGTGATTCGCCGCCGCCTGGATGTGCTGCCGGGCCTGTCGATGCTGCGCCTGTACGTGCTGGACAAGGTCTGA
- a CDS encoding thermostable hemolysin has translation MQSCANRAELAVGNRPAALFDVRLYPPDRPRAGVEDYIARRYAQCHDARVSGFMPWLLAAQRGETFASALGFRPAGAGTLFLERYLESPIEGAIACAMRQPVQRGSVVEIGNLAATSQRASRLLITLLVEALGRRGLRWIVFTATRQVRELIRDMGFALRVLAPADPARLGQERAAWGRYYDAEPMLTVGDLAIGGRLIRRQPALAAQLAGYADALDVIAAAPW, from the coding sequence ATGCAAAGTTGCGCGAACCGTGCCGAGCTTGCCGTCGGCAACCGCCCGGCGGCGCTGTTCGATGTGCGTCTGTACCCACCGGATCGGCCCCGTGCCGGCGTCGAGGACTACATCGCGCGCCGCTACGCGCAGTGTCATGACGCCCGCGTCAGCGGCTTCATGCCCTGGCTGCTGGCCGCGCAGCGGGGGGAGACCTTCGCCTCGGCCCTGGGCTTTCGGCCGGCCGGCGCCGGCACGCTGTTCCTGGAGCGCTACCTCGAGAGCCCGATCGAGGGCGCGATCGCCTGCGCCATGCGCCAGCCGGTGCAGCGCGGCAGCGTGGTCGAAATCGGCAACCTGGCGGCCACCAGTCAGCGCGCCAGCCGCCTGCTGATCACGCTGCTGGTGGAGGCGCTCGGCCGCCGCGGTTTGCGCTGGATCGTGTTCACGGCCACCCGACAGGTGCGCGAGCTGATCCGGGACATGGGCTTTGCGCTGCGCGTGCTGGCCCCTGCCGATCCGGCGCGGCTGGGCCAGGAGCGCGCGGCCTGGGGCCGCTATTACGACGCCGAACCGATGCTGACGGTGGGCGATCTGGCCATCGGCGGCCGGCTCATACGGCGCCAGCCGGCGCTCGCGGCGCAGCTTGCCGGCTACGCGGATGCGCTCGATGTCATCGCCGCTGCGCCGTGGTGA
- a CDS encoding AMP-binding protein: MVNPLPHSTLWRELLRRAALQPRAPLVNGSSEALTAHELVAAVERAAATLQRAAVRTLALRADNGPAWIVIDLACQQAGVRLVPLPLFFAPQQLAHVFATAGIDALAAPRPDWPGSPLAGAAQAAGELAGLPLWRLAPGPARMPSGTAKITFTSGSTGTPKGVCLSAEHPLRVAQSLAEMIALPGVRHLCLLPLATLLENVGGVYAPLLSRGSVVVPGLAELGLHGSSGVDAAALTTAIDRHRPHSMILVPQLLQALVAAMQRGWRAPASLRFVAVGGARVPVSLIVAARRGGLPVYEGYGLSECASVVSLNTPAADRPGTAGRPLPHLRLGVRDGELTVSGSSFLGYLGAPESWRPERVHTGDLGGLDADGFVQVQGRRDNLIVTSFGRNLSPEWVEAELLAGPLLGQAVLFGSARPHCVALLWPCDTGTPDAAIDDWLAAVNARLPDYARIHAWHRLPAPLSAADGLLTGNGRPRRDAIARHYAAQIAALYDTQELCTE, from the coding sequence GTGGTGAATCCGCTGCCGCATTCGACCCTGTGGCGGGAACTGCTGCGCCGCGCCGCGCTGCAGCCCAGGGCGCCGCTCGTGAACGGTTCATCCGAGGCGCTGACCGCGCACGAACTGGTGGCGGCCGTGGAACGCGCTGCAGCCACCCTGCAGCGGGCCGCAGTGCGCACCCTGGCGCTGCGCGCCGACAACGGCCCGGCCTGGATCGTCATCGACCTGGCCTGCCAGCAGGCGGGCGTGCGTCTGGTGCCGCTGCCGCTGTTCTTCGCGCCGCAGCAGCTCGCCCATGTGTTTGCCACCGCCGGCATCGATGCCCTGGCGGCACCGCGACCGGACTGGCCGGGCAGCCCGCTTGCGGGCGCCGCACAGGCGGCCGGTGAACTGGCCGGCCTGCCACTGTGGCGCCTGGCGCCCGGGCCGGCACGGATGCCGTCTGGAACGGCCAAGATCACCTTCACTTCCGGCTCGACCGGCACGCCCAAGGGCGTGTGCCTGTCCGCCGAGCACCCGCTGCGGGTGGCGCAGTCCCTGGCCGAAATGATCGCCCTGCCCGGCGTGCGCCACCTGTGCCTGCTGCCGCTGGCGACGCTGCTGGAGAACGTCGGCGGCGTCTATGCGCCGCTGCTGTCGCGCGGCAGCGTGGTCGTGCCGGGCCTGGCCGAGCTTGGCCTGCATGGCAGCAGCGGCGTGGATGCCGCCGCGCTGACCACGGCCATCGATCGCCACCGCCCGCACAGCATGATCCTGGTGCCGCAGCTGCTGCAGGCCCTGGTGGCGGCCATGCAGCGCGGCTGGCGGGCGCCGGCCTCGCTGCGCTTCGTCGCCGTCGGAGGCGCGCGGGTGCCCGTGTCGCTGATCGTCGCCGCGCGCCGCGGCGGCCTGCCGGTATACGAAGGCTACGGGCTGTCGGAATGCGCCTCGGTGGTGAGTCTGAACACCCCCGCAGCCGACCGGCCCGGCACTGCCGGCCGGCCGCTGCCGCATCTGCGGCTGGGCGTGCGCGACGGCGAGCTGACGGTTTCCGGCAGCAGTTTTCTGGGCTACCTGGGCGCGCCGGAAAGCTGGCGCCCCGAGCGGGTTCACACCGGCGACCTGGGCGGCCTCGACGCGGACGGCTTCGTGCAGGTCCAGGGCCGGCGCGACAACCTGATCGTGACCAGCTTCGGCCGCAACCTGAGCCCGGAGTGGGTGGAAGCCGAGCTGCTGGCCGGCCCGCTGCTGGGGCAGGCGGTGCTGTTCGGGTCCGCTCGCCCGCACTGCGTGGCCCTGCTGTGGCCATGCGACACCGGCACGCCCGACGCGGCCATCGACGACTGGCTGGCGGCGGTCAACGCGCGCCTGCCGGACTACGCGCGCATCCACGCCTGGCATCGCCTGCCCGCGCCGCTGTCCGCGGCCGACGGGCTGCTGACCGGCAACGGCCGCCCGCGGCGGGACGCCATCGCCCGCCACTACGCGGCGCAGATCGCCGCGCTGTATGACACCCAGGAGCTGTGCACGGAATGA
- a CDS encoding TenA family transcriptional regulator — protein sequence MSFYQQLQDRTATQRAELLAAPILGRALRGAIRRADYVAFLTEAYHHVRHTVPLLMAVGARLADDKAWLRAAVVEYIGEEFGHEEWVLDDLVACGVDRDAVRRSTPGPATELMVAYAYDTVQRVNPLGFFGMVQVLEGTSVAIAHNAASAMQQALGLPDAAFSYLRSHGALDQDHVALFEGLMNRIEAPAEQALIIHAAGMFYRLYGDIFRSLDAPATLSDPAQVVSWT from the coding sequence ATGAGCTTTTATCAGCAACTTCAGGACCGGACCGCCACCCAACGCGCCGAACTGCTGGCGGCGCCGATCCTCGGGCGCGCCCTGCGGGGCGCAATCCGGCGCGCCGATTACGTCGCCTTCCTGACCGAGGCCTACCACCACGTCAGGCACACCGTGCCGCTGCTGATGGCGGTCGGCGCGCGGCTGGCGGACGACAAGGCCTGGCTGCGCGCGGCGGTGGTCGAATACATCGGCGAGGAATTCGGCCACGAGGAATGGGTGCTGGACGATCTGGTCGCCTGCGGCGTCGACCGCGACGCGGTGCGCCGCTCGACGCCCGGCCCGGCCACCGAACTGATGGTGGCCTACGCCTACGACACGGTGCAGCGCGTCAATCCGCTCGGTTTCTTCGGCATGGTGCAGGTGCTCGAAGGCACCAGCGTCGCCATCGCCCATAACGCGGCCAGCGCGATGCAGCAGGCACTCGGCCTGCCGGACGCCGCCTTCAGCTACCTGCGCTCCCACGGCGCCCTGGACCAAGACCACGTGGCGCTGTTCGAGGGCCTCATGAACCGCATCGAGGCGCCGGCGGAGCAGGCCCTGATCATCCACGCCGCCGGCATGTTCTACCGCCTGTACGGGGACATCTTCCGCAGCCTGGATGCACCGGCCACGTTGAGCGACCCGGCGCAGGTGGTGTCATGGACCTGA
- a CDS encoding SDR family oxidoreductase, producing the protein MDLNGKTAVLTGAAGGIGSAMAEALAGAGVRLVLVGRNAQALQALAGRLGGQHLTVTADLASDEGRQRVQRCCAALPDGIDILINNAGISAFGSFDAQTPALLTELLTTNLLAPMLLTGQLLALLRQAPRGLIVNVGSAFGAIGYPGFVGYSASKFGLRGFSEALRRELADSSVGVLHLAPRATATAINDARVNALNAALGNRIDSPAVVADALVRQLRSERPRAGIGRPERLFAFLNGLLPGLLDRALARQLPVIRRILAP; encoded by the coding sequence ATGGACCTGAACGGCAAAACGGCCGTGCTGACCGGTGCCGCCGGGGGCATCGGCAGCGCGATGGCCGAGGCGCTGGCCGGCGCCGGTGTGCGCCTGGTGCTGGTGGGCCGCAACGCGCAGGCGCTGCAGGCGCTCGCCGGCCGGCTCGGCGGCCAGCACCTGACCGTCACCGCGGACCTTGCCAGCGACGAGGGCCGGCAGCGCGTGCAGCGCTGCTGCGCGGCGCTGCCGGACGGCATCGACATCCTCATCAACAACGCCGGCATCAGCGCCTTCGGGTCGTTCGACGCACAGACACCGGCGCTGCTGACCGAACTGCTCACCACCAACCTGCTGGCGCCGATGCTGCTCACCGGCCAGCTGCTGGCGCTGCTGCGGCAGGCGCCGCGCGGCCTGATCGTGAATGTCGGCTCGGCCTTCGGCGCCATCGGCTATCCGGGCTTCGTCGGCTACAGCGCGAGCAAGTTCGGCCTGCGCGGCTTCAGCGAGGCCCTGCGGCGGGAACTGGCCGACAGCAGCGTCGGGGTCCTGCACCTGGCGCCGCGGGCGACCGCCACGGCCATCAACGACGCGCGGGTGAACGCCCTGAACGCGGCGCTCGGCAACCGCATCGACAGCCCTGCCGTGGTGGCCGATGCCCTCGTGCGGCAGCTGCGCAGCGAGCGGCCGCGGGCCGGCATCGGCCGCCCGGAGCGGCTGTTCGCGTTCCTGAACGGCCTGCTGCCGGGCCTGCTCGACCGCGCGCTGGCCCGGCAGCTGCCGGTCATCCGCCGCATCCTTGCCCCCTGA
- a CDS encoding tetratricopeptide repeat protein, translating to MSRRIAWTLATWLLLISGRALANDALLTELAELQQRWAVANYELRDKPRVAALVLLVQDAEALTGRHPQRAEGWIWSGIIRSTLAGAKGGLGALGIAKAAKADLERAMEIDPAALDGSAYTSLGTLYSKVPGWPVGFGNEKKAQSLLQEALRINPDGIDANFFYGQFLFEHGHRAEAETYLQRAAKAAPRPGRELADRGRQKEIAELLAKVRAK from the coding sequence ATGTCACGACGCATTGCCTGGACGCTGGCCACCTGGCTGCTGCTGATCAGCGGTCGGGCGCTGGCGAACGACGCGCTGCTGACGGAGCTCGCCGAGCTGCAGCAGCGCTGGGCGGTCGCCAATTACGAGCTGCGCGACAAGCCGCGCGTGGCCGCCCTGGTGCTGCTGGTGCAGGACGCCGAGGCGCTGACCGGCCGCCACCCGCAGCGTGCCGAGGGCTGGATCTGGTCGGGCATCATTCGTTCCACGCTGGCCGGCGCCAAGGGCGGACTGGGCGCGCTGGGTATCGCCAAGGCCGCCAAGGCCGATCTGGAGCGGGCGATGGAGATCGACCCGGCGGCGCTCGACGGTTCCGCCTACACCAGCCTTGGCACGCTGTACTCCAAGGTGCCCGGCTGGCCGGTCGGTTTCGGCAACGAAAAGAAGGCGCAGTCGCTGCTGCAGGAGGCCCTGCGGATCAACCCGGACGGCATCGACGCCAACTTTTTCTACGGCCAGTTCCTGTTCGAGCACGGCCACCGCGCCGAGGCGGAAACCTACCTGCAGCGCGCCGCCAAGGCAGCACCGCGCCCCGGCCGGGAGCTGGCCGACCGTGGGCGCCAGAAGGAGATCGCCGAGCTGCTGGCCAAGGTGCGCGCAAAATGA
- a CDS encoding response regulator has translation MRLLLVEDDASLAAGLSLALRNKGFAVNHVTRGDHALHAVATDPPDLIVLDLGLPDMEGLEVLRTLRAGGQRLPILVLTARDTLSDKVAGLDLGADDYLAKPFEMPELEARIRALGRRLGSAGSSLITLGDLQLDTASMQVHRAGVPVDLSRREYALLKALLENSGKVLTRETLEGKLYGWDEEVASNTLEVHIHHLRRKLGQDLIRTVRGVGYCLRLP, from the coding sequence GTGCGGCTGCTGCTGGTGGAAGATGACGCCTCGCTGGCGGCCGGCCTGAGCCTGGCGCTGCGCAACAAGGGCTTTGCGGTCAATCACGTGACGCGCGGCGATCACGCCCTGCACGCGGTGGCGACCGACCCGCCGGACCTGATCGTGCTCGATCTGGGCCTGCCGGACATGGAAGGCCTCGAGGTGCTGCGCACCCTTCGCGCCGGTGGCCAGCGACTGCCGATTCTGGTGCTGACCGCCCGCGACACGCTCAGCGACAAGGTGGCCGGGCTCGATCTTGGCGCCGACGACTACCTGGCAAAGCCGTTCGAGATGCCGGAACTCGAAGCCCGCATACGCGCATTGGGACGGCGCCTGGGAAGCGCCGGCAGCAGCCTGATCACGCTCGGCGACCTGCAACTGGACACCGCCTCCATGCAGGTGCACAGGGCCGGCGTGCCGGTGGATCTGTCGCGCCGCGAATATGCCCTGCTCAAGGCCCTGCTCGAGAACAGCGGCAAGGTGCTGACCCGCGAGACCCTGGAAGGCAAGCTCTACGGCTGGGACGAGGAGGTGGCCAGCAACACGCTGGAGGTGCACATCCACCACCTGCGCCGCAAGCTCGGCCAGGACCTGATCAGGACCGTGCGCGGCGTCGGCTACTGCCTGCGTCTGCCGTGA
- a CDS encoding ATP-binding protein, with amino-acid sequence MSSIRSYLLIAVLSAITLTSFVAALYGYRAGVAAADALFDAELTNAAILISTLLPAQAQASDPVPALPSSEVSFQVWNDAGHLLLRSANAPQTPMAPFEPGLRADNFGGHRWQILVRREPAAGHWVMVAQRADTRYLLADSVVRESLLAQLAALPVSAVLIWLIVGHGLRRLDRLAGALRSKAADDLAPLQLAEPPTELAVIVSAVNGLLQRLEQSLGRERRLTADAAHELRTPIAALKVHLHNLAGRLPADDPVLVRLHADTARLEHLIAQILLLYRMAPDQYQARMEPLDLTELAREQIAAHYPQFEHKQQDVRLEGEGQTLVGDRFALATLLQNLLVNANRYTPVGGHIRVSCGPLPGGGALLQVSDSGPGLPAAEHERVFDRFYRQVGARHNDPAGSGLGLSIARLVADLHGATIRFAASPFETGLTVSVEFPARRNA; translated from the coding sequence GTGAGCTCGATCCGCTCCTACCTGCTGATCGCCGTGCTGTCGGCGATCACGTTGACCAGCTTCGTGGCCGCGCTGTACGGCTACCGGGCCGGCGTGGCAGCCGCCGATGCGCTGTTCGATGCCGAGCTGACCAACGCCGCCATCCTGATTTCGACCCTGCTACCCGCCCAAGCGCAGGCCAGCGACCCGGTACCGGCACTGCCGTCGAGCGAGGTCAGTTTCCAGGTCTGGAACGACGCCGGGCACTTGTTGCTGCGCTCGGCCAACGCGCCGCAAACACCGATGGCGCCCTTCGAACCGGGCCTGCGGGCCGACAATTTCGGCGGCCATCGCTGGCAGATACTGGTCCGCCGCGAGCCGGCGGCCGGGCACTGGGTGATGGTGGCGCAGCGCGCCGATACCCGCTACCTGCTGGCCGACAGCGTGGTGCGCGAATCCCTGCTGGCACAGCTGGCGGCGCTGCCGGTCAGCGCCGTGCTGATCTGGCTGATCGTCGGGCACGGCCTGCGGCGGCTGGACCGCCTGGCCGGCGCGCTGCGCAGCAAGGCCGCTGACGACCTGGCGCCGCTGCAGCTTGCCGAGCCGCCGACGGAACTGGCAGTCATCGTGTCGGCCGTCAACGGCCTGCTGCAGCGGCTGGAGCAGTCGCTCGGCCGCGAGCGGCGCCTGACCGCCGATGCCGCGCACGAGCTGCGCACGCCGATCGCCGCCCTCAAGGTGCACCTGCACAACCTTGCCGGGCGCCTGCCGGCGGATGATCCGGTGCTGGTCCGGCTGCATGCCGACACGGCCCGCCTGGAGCACCTGATCGCGCAGATACTGCTGCTGTACCGCATGGCGCCCGATCAGTACCAGGCGCGCATGGAACCGCTCGATCTGACCGAACTGGCCCGTGAACAAATCGCCGCGCATTACCCGCAGTTCGAGCACAAGCAGCAGGACGTCCGGCTGGAGGGCGAAGGTCAGACACTGGTCGGCGACCGCTTCGCGCTGGCCACGCTGCTGCAGAACCTGCTGGTGAATGCCAACCGCTACACGCCCGTCGGCGGGCACATCCGGGTCAGCTGCGGCCCGCTGCCCGGCGGTGGGGCGCTACTGCAGGTCAGCGATTCCGGTCCCGGCCTGCCGGCGGCCGAGCACGAGCGCGTGTTCGACCGCTTCTACCGCCAGGTCGGCGCGCGCCACAACGACCCGGCCGGCAGCGGCCTTGGGCTGTCCATCGCCCGCCTGGTGGCCGACCTGCACGGCGCGACGATCCGCTTCGCTGCCTCGCCCTTCGAAACCGGCCTGACGGTCAGCGTCGAATTCCCGGCCCGGAGGAATGCGTGA
- a CDS encoding cupredoxin domain-containing protein yields the protein MIRPPPCRLPAGIARGLAILVCLLACTPLAAQPPTYDINIRNHLFEPAELTIPANTKVRLAVHNLDPTPEEFESWELNREKVILGGQTATLFVGPLPPGEYPFFGEFNPKTAQGRLVVR from the coding sequence GTGATCCGGCCGCCGCCATGCCGCCTTCCGGCCGGCATCGCGCGCGGGCTGGCGATCCTGGTCTGCCTGCTCGCTTGCACACCGCTGGCGGCGCAGCCGCCGACCTATGACATCAACATCCGCAATCACCTGTTCGAGCCGGCGGAACTGACCATTCCGGCCAACACCAAGGTGCGCCTGGCGGTGCACAACCTGGACCCGACGCCGGAGGAGTTCGAGAGCTGGGAACTGAACCGCGAGAAGGTGATCCTGGGCGGCCAGACGGCGACCCTGTTCGTCGGCCCGCTGCCGCCGGGCGAATACCCGTTCTTTGGCGAGTTCAACCCCAAGACCGCTCAGGGCCGGCTGGTGGTGCGATGA
- a CDS encoding FTR1 family protein — protein MNSPLLDSVVVVLREVLEFSLLVGILLVAGRCAALRARWLVPALLAGLAGAGLYGARLRVVSAWFDGVGYEVVNAGLQILVYALILAVIGLWVRSRHREPARALPWVMAGAVALAVTREGSEIFLYFSAFMGRPRAVPDLLIGSVLGIGVGFSIGALLYYLLLAFRRPVTFALTVGLLALVGAGMWSQATMLLVQADWLPASQPLWNSSAWLPESSLLGQLLYALIGYEATPGPWQVGLYGASILLALGVAAAAARGGGMVRHSRRRPPR, from the coding sequence ATGAACTCGCCGTTGCTGGACAGCGTCGTGGTGGTGCTGCGCGAGGTACTGGAATTCTCGCTGCTGGTCGGCATTCTGCTGGTGGCGGGCCGCTGCGCCGCGCTGCGCGCCCGCTGGCTGGTGCCGGCCCTGCTTGCCGGCCTGGCCGGGGCCGGCCTGTACGGGGCGCGCCTGCGGGTGGTCTCGGCCTGGTTCGATGGCGTCGGCTACGAGGTGGTCAACGCCGGCCTGCAGATTCTGGTGTACGCGCTCATCCTGGCCGTGATCGGCCTGTGGGTGCGCAGCCGCCACCGCGAACCGGCGCGGGCGCTGCCGTGGGTCATGGCCGGCGCCGTGGCGCTGGCCGTCACCCGCGAGGGCTCGGAGATATTTCTGTATTTCTCCGCCTTCATGGGCCGGCCGCGGGCCGTGCCGGATTTGCTGATCGGTTCGGTGCTGGGCATCGGCGTCGGTTTCAGCATCGGCGCCCTGCTCTACTACCTGCTGCTGGCGTTCCGGCGCCCGGTCACGTTTGCGCTGACGGTCGGGTTGCTGGCCCTGGTCGGCGCCGGCATGTGGTCGCAGGCCACCATGCTGCTGGTGCAGGCCGACTGGCTGCCGGCATCGCAACCACTGTGGAACAGCTCCGCCTGGCTGCCGGAAAGCAGCCTGCTCGGCCAGCTGCTGTATGCCCTGATCGGCTACGAGGCCACACCCGGCCCGTGGCAGGTGGGCCTTTACGGCGCCAGCATCCTGCTGGCGCTGGGCGTCGCTGCCGCGGCCGCTCGTGGCGGCGGCATGGTGCGCCATTCCCGCCGGAGACCGCCCCGATGA